The Nitrospiraceae bacterium genome window below encodes:
- a CDS encoding glycosyltransferase family 4 protein has protein sequence MRIGIDARLGLRSGVGRYTRELIDAASAYAPEHTFVLFVKPRDLDVLTALYKGRSNIEWRAIPGTPFLLGEHLSLSYEVTRARLDLLHITFDYGMPLLAPTPTVLTVHDAWFEAETFFRSRWTKLYFQTMTKRGIRKATRIITVSEFVKGKILTFCPWMRARAEDILVVPNGVGEEFSPLNGAQQGQDRPAARDPYILYVGVLAAIKNIMGLLDAYAYLRRIMPAAPRLVVAGKRDSSFPDPLPRVRELGLESYVTLPGYVSDQALPELYRRAALFVLPSFHEGFGIPVIEAMASGVPVVASNRGGLPEVAAGSARLVNPLDPEDMAQGMKAVLCDAAASRLMVEAGLCRAKQFSWKTSARRTLDVYAEVGG, from the coding sequence GTGCGGATCGGCATTGATGCGCGGCTCGGACTGCGGTCCGGGGTCGGTCGCTATACCAGGGAGTTGATCGACGCCGCCTCGGCTTACGCCCCCGAGCATACGTTTGTTCTGTTTGTGAAGCCCCGCGACCTCGACGTCTTGACCGCGCTCTATAAGGGCAGAAGCAACATCGAATGGAGGGCCATCCCAGGCACACCTTTTCTGCTGGGTGAACACCTGTCGCTCTCGTACGAGGTGACGCGCGCTCGATTGGACCTGTTGCATATCACGTTCGACTACGGGATGCCGCTGCTGGCTCCCACGCCGACGGTCTTGACGGTGCATGATGCGTGGTTCGAGGCAGAGACGTTTTTTCGGTCCCGTTGGACCAAACTGTATTTTCAGACCATGACCAAACGCGGCATTCGCAAGGCGACGCGGATCATCACGGTGTCCGAATTCGTGAAGGGGAAAATCCTGACGTTTTGCCCTTGGATGCGGGCGAGGGCGGAGGACATTCTGGTCGTTCCGAACGGCGTCGGCGAGGAATTCTCTCCCTTGAATGGGGCCCAACAGGGGCAAGATCGGCCGGCGGCGCGGGATCCCTACATTCTGTATGTGGGTGTGCTCGCTGCCATCAAGAACATCATGGGGTTGCTCGATGCCTACGCGTATCTCCGCCGGATCATGCCTGCCGCACCTCGGCTTGTAGTGGCGGGAAAGCGCGACTCGAGTTTCCCCGATCCGCTGCCGCGCGTGCGAGAACTGGGGCTGGAATCATACGTTACCTTGCCGGGCTATGTGTCGGATCAGGCATTGCCGGAGCTGTACCGGCGAGCGGCGCTGTTCGTGCTCCCGTCGTTCCACGAAGGGTTCGGCATTCCCGTCATCGAAGCCATGGCCTCCGGGGTGCCGGTCGTGGCTTCGAATCGGGGCGGTCTTCCGGAAGTGGCAGCCGGTTCGGCTCGATTGGTGAATCCGTTGGATCCCGAGGACATGGCGCAAGGAATGAAGGCGGTACTGTGCGATGCCGCTGCGTCGCGCCTCATGGTGGAGGCCGGCCTTTGCCGGGCGAAGCAGTTTTCATGGAAGACGTCGGCGAGGCGTACCCTGGATGTATATGCAGAGGTGGGAGGATGA
- a CDS encoding glycosyltransferase family 9 protein, producing MLGRTIKDVAFKAIAGIGTTLAGPSKPLHEFRSPRRILVFQAGGVGDIIRIFPLLESLKATFPASELCTLSPFHTTVFGLLPDPAILSRSFGYNPTKDHRTLAAKLALARQIRNERFDLIVNPARGQGMLQHAVLTFLFGAPIRVGFDHSGAGFANNVRIPLTPDEPILHQNLNLLRTLGIAPRVNQIRIRVPESECAALDTLLGHPIDRLSPLIALHPGSTWESRLQWNVSRYAELLSCLLRRYDGTILLLGTAPERHIGQKLTAHLASPRVVNLIGTTTLPQVTALISRCALFIGNDSGLLHIALGLRTPSIGLFGYTSPRQVICPDGPCVALHKPGESHLYEHQPFFTLEQPGPNPLDHIQVTDVLEAAASLLGDEAASSPSDW from the coding sequence ATGTTGGGCCGCACCATCAAAGACGTCGCATTCAAAGCCATCGCCGGAATCGGCACAACGCTGGCCGGCCCATCCAAACCACTGCATGAGTTCCGCTCGCCGCGCCGCATCCTCGTCTTCCAGGCCGGCGGGGTCGGGGACATCATTCGGATTTTTCCGCTCCTCGAATCGCTCAAGGCGACGTTTCCTGCCTCCGAGCTGTGCACCCTTTCTCCCTTCCACACCACCGTCTTCGGACTCTTGCCTGACCCCGCCATCCTTTCGCGATCCTTCGGCTACAACCCCACCAAGGACCATCGCACGCTCGCAGCGAAGCTCGCCCTCGCACGGCAAATCCGAAACGAGCGATTCGATCTCATCGTCAACCCAGCCAGAGGACAAGGCATGCTCCAGCATGCTGTGTTGACATTTTTGTTCGGCGCGCCGATCAGGGTCGGCTTCGACCACTCCGGCGCCGGCTTTGCCAACAACGTCCGAATTCCACTGACCCCGGACGAACCCATCCTGCATCAGAATCTCAATCTCCTTCGCACACTGGGCATCGCACCCCGCGTGAACCAGATTCGCATCCGCGTACCGGAGTCGGAATGCGCCGCTCTGGATACGCTCTTGGGACATCCGATCGACAGACTGTCTCCGCTGATCGCCCTGCACCCCGGCTCCACGTGGGAATCTCGTCTCCAGTGGAATGTCTCGCGCTATGCGGAGCTGCTCTCCTGCCTCCTGCGACGATACGACGGTACGATCCTGTTGCTCGGGACCGCTCCGGAACGGCACATCGGACAGAAGTTGACAGCGCATCTTGCCTCGCCGCGAGTCGTCAATCTCATCGGAACCACCACGCTGCCCCAAGTCACGGCGCTCATTTCTCGCTGCGCACTGTTCATCGGCAATGATTCCGGCCTGCTCCACATCGCCCTCGGGCTTCGCACTCCATCCATCGGGCTCTTCGGCTACACATCGCCGCGCCAAGTCATCTGCCCCGATGGGCCTTGTGTCGCCTTGCATAAGCCGGGGGAATCCCATCTCTACGAACACCAGCCGTTCTTCACCTTGGAGCAGCCGGGACCGAATCCTCTCGATCACATTCAGGTCACGGACGTTCTGGAAGCAGCCGCGTCGCTGTTGGGTGACGAGGCAGCATCTTCTCCAAGCGACTGGTAG
- a CDS encoding glycosyltransferase family 4 protein, with amino-acid sequence MTSSASIQPHPTVFLVIDMPIGAYLHYCVQLGNALVGTGQCAVRLVALFEDRSNPTVPDDERRLFAPGLEFQVLGPAGGSRLRRYRQFFTNWRRHLREIRRAGQGIVHLHTGTGWPWFDTALLLAYRVLRIPVVRTVHELTTAERVGAPTAIEQALGAVQLKLADVAIVHDQEQRLRLAPLLGTKDAAVVPHGNYLCFRSGAACEESVPDDSGAPLRVLFMGVKRHKGIEAFLEAMRRLLAAGEAVTATIIGRVNTGDEDLLDRIKELPNVRLEAGYVPNGEIERQYRRHDIVALPYIKGTTSGAVHLAYAFERPVIASDLPCFRDLVVEGKTGFVAAAGDAGALTEAFRRAIAARSRLPEMGTIGFQAVSQPRYSWERIAGETLVVYRQARARREGQAGQASYQSLGEDAASSPNSDAAASRTSVT; translated from the coding sequence ATGACGAGCAGTGCGAGCATACAACCGCATCCCACGGTCTTTCTCGTTATCGATATGCCGATCGGCGCGTATTTGCATTACTGCGTGCAACTCGGTAATGCGCTGGTGGGGACGGGCCAATGTGCCGTGAGGCTCGTGGCGCTGTTTGAGGACCGAAGCAACCCGACGGTTCCCGACGATGAGCGGCGGTTGTTCGCACCAGGCCTCGAGTTTCAAGTATTGGGGCCGGCGGGTGGGTCGAGGCTACGGCGGTATCGGCAATTCTTTACGAACTGGCGGCGGCACCTTCGCGAGATTCGCCGAGCAGGGCAGGGTATCGTCCATTTGCATACGGGCACGGGCTGGCCTTGGTTCGATACGGCGTTGCTGCTCGCGTATCGTGTGCTGCGCATCCCGGTCGTCCGCACGGTCCATGAATTGACGACGGCCGAACGGGTTGGGGCACCGACGGCTATCGAGCAGGCGTTGGGTGCGGTGCAACTCAAGCTGGCGGACGTGGCCATCGTGCATGACCAGGAGCAACGCCTGCGCCTGGCCCCGCTTCTTGGCACCAAAGATGCCGCGGTGGTGCCTCACGGCAATTATCTCTGCTTTCGCTCCGGTGCGGCGTGCGAGGAGTCGGTTCCTGACGACTCTGGCGCGCCGCTGCGGGTGTTGTTCATGGGCGTGAAGCGACATAAGGGGATCGAGGCCTTTCTGGAGGCCATGCGTCGCTTGCTCGCCGCCGGCGAGGCCGTCACGGCGACGATCATCGGCCGTGTCAACACCGGTGACGAGGATTTGCTGGACCGTATCAAGGAATTGCCCAATGTGCGATTGGAGGCCGGCTATGTTCCGAACGGGGAGATCGAGCGACAGTACCGGCGGCACGACATCGTTGCGCTGCCCTACATCAAGGGCACGACCAGCGGGGCGGTGCACTTGGCCTATGCGTTCGAACGGCCGGTGATTGCGTCCGACCTGCCGTGCTTCCGCGATCTGGTCGTCGAAGGGAAAACCGGTTTCGTTGCAGCAGCGGGCGATGCCGGGGCCCTGACGGAAGCTTTTCGTCGGGCCATTGCCGCGCGGAGCAGGCTACCGGAGATGGGAACGATCGGCTTTCAGGCGGTGAGTCAGCCGCGCTATTCCTGGGAGAGGATCGCCGGAGAGACGTTGGTGGTCTACCGGCAAGCGAGGGCCAGGCGCGAGGGACAAGCGGGGCAGGCTTCCTACCAGTCGCTTGGAGAAGATGCTGCCTCGTCACCCAACAGCGACGCGGCTGCTTCCAGAACGTCCGTGACCTGA
- a CDS encoding glycosyltransferase family 4 protein, with product MRIGIDGVALQSPSYQAGLYQYTHRLVHGLSEAGGSHSYSLLFFNWRSQTIEETIHRYSVAANVQKRLCRVPFRLLSALDACSFPVDRFVGRFDVFHGPTFRLPPGRYAKRSMVTVHDLKFLDPDLYSPGDRAGAEQFRRHTVDALERADVVVAVSCFTQNDLAERLNCPKERIRVIYPGIGDEFHPDQQVDSIRETATRYGLRAPYVLFVGFHEEKKNLLRLLDAFALLQGRVSEPHQLVLAGPFGPVTPALRRRIAELRMGNAVCLPGVITASDLPAVYAGARAFAFPSLHEGFGIPPLEAMACGVPVIASKAAALPEIVGPAALLVDPAETDSIADGLSIVLTDATRRTAMREAGLRHAQRFSWRKMARETMALYQELA from the coding sequence ATGCGTATCGGAATTGACGGGGTGGCGTTACAGAGCCCGTCTTATCAGGCGGGTCTCTACCAGTATACGCATCGGCTCGTGCACGGACTGAGCGAGGCGGGCGGGTCGCACAGCTATTCATTGCTGTTTTTCAACTGGCGTAGTCAGACCATAGAGGAGACCATCCATCGCTACTCCGTTGCAGCCAACGTGCAGAAGCGGCTGTGCCGTGTGCCCTTCCGCCTGTTGAGCGCCCTCGATGCCTGTTCCTTTCCGGTCGATCGATTCGTCGGCCGGTTCGATGTGTTTCACGGCCCCACGTTCCGGTTACCGCCGGGGCGTTATGCGAAGCGTTCGATGGTCACCGTGCATGATCTGAAGTTCTTGGATCCGGACCTCTATTCACCCGGAGACCGAGCCGGTGCGGAGCAGTTCCGGCGGCATACGGTCGATGCGCTGGAGAGGGCCGATGTTGTGGTCGCGGTGTCGTGCTTTACCCAGAATGATCTGGCCGAGCGCCTGAATTGTCCGAAGGAGCGCATTCGCGTGATCTATCCGGGAATCGGCGACGAGTTCCATCCCGACCAACAGGTCGATTCGATTCGTGAGACGGCGACGCGGTATGGGTTGCGGGCTCCCTATGTCTTGTTCGTGGGGTTCCATGAGGAAAAGAAAAACCTCCTCCGTCTCCTCGATGCCTTTGCCTTGCTGCAGGGGCGGGTGTCCGAGCCGCATCAACTCGTCTTGGCAGGCCCGTTCGGGCCTGTGACTCCGGCCCTGCGCCGTCGGATCGCCGAGCTACGGATGGGCAATGCGGTGTGTCTTCCGGGGGTGATTACCGCAAGCGATCTGCCGGCAGTCTACGCGGGTGCCAGGGCCTTCGCGTTTCCGTCGTTGCACGAGGGGTTCGGAATTCCGCCCCTCGAGGCCATGGCCTGCGGCGTGCCGGTCATTGCCTCGAAGGCTGCCGCCTTGCCGGAAATCGTCGGTCCCGCCGCGCTCCTTGTCGATCCGGCGGAGACCGATTCAATCGCGGATGGATTGTCGATCGTCCTCACTGACGCGACGCGTCGAACAGCGATGCGAGAGGCGGGCCTGCGTCATGCGCAGCGGTTTTCGTGGAGGAAAATGGCCCGCGAAACGATGGCGCTTTATCAGGAGCTGGCATGA
- a CDS encoding glycosyltransferase family 4 protein — MTILHIHDRAGRYGGGEVYLAQLRAGLRLQGHQCPVLYLTPTGSECDPGEEMWCERKPHGLFSGFGMRRWLEPLLETIKPDVVHCHCLFSPVSLAWLCKRVPTVFTLHSLHLLPRRSGCEPMTALGQYERLLRRVMRPALRRLASWIAPSEAFAEEIRGEGYQRVTVVPHFTDKRPSSRDDRTEGETILFVGRLSAEKGIEVFLDALPLLRAQSWRAVVIGEGPLEAPAKQRVVQEGLADRVRFAGWLSGADLDREYERAAVLAVPSTVKEAFGLVGIEAMAFGKPVVAFDAGGIREWLQDGKTGYLVRQGDPSDLATRIDEVLQHPERARAMGEAGQRLVEERFRVAPHIHSLLRVYEKAARNGSMGAVPEAYAYRN, encoded by the coding sequence GTGACGATTCTACATATTCATGATCGCGCAGGGCGCTATGGAGGCGGAGAAGTCTACCTGGCTCAGCTGCGCGCCGGACTCAGACTGCAGGGCCATCAGTGCCCCGTCTTGTATCTCACCCCGACCGGGTCGGAATGCGATCCGGGGGAGGAGATGTGGTGCGAGCGGAAGCCCCACGGCCTGTTCAGTGGATTTGGCATGCGCCGATGGCTTGAACCACTGCTCGAGACCATCAAGCCGGATGTGGTGCATTGCCACTGTTTATTCAGTCCGGTCAGCCTGGCGTGGTTGTGCAAACGGGTGCCGACAGTGTTTACGTTGCATAGTCTGCATCTGCTCCCTCGGAGAAGCGGATGCGAGCCCATGACGGCTCTGGGGCAGTACGAGCGGTTGCTTCGGCGGGTCATGCGACCGGCGCTTCGGCGGTTGGCGAGTTGGATCGCTCCCAGCGAGGCCTTCGCGGAGGAAATTCGAGGGGAAGGTTATCAGCGGGTCACGGTCGTACCGCACTTCACGGACAAGCGGCCGTCGAGTCGGGATGATCGGACCGAGGGAGAGACCATTCTCTTCGTGGGACGACTCAGCGCCGAGAAGGGCATCGAAGTCTTCCTTGATGCGCTGCCGCTGCTTCGCGCGCAATCCTGGCGCGCCGTCGTCATCGGGGAGGGACCATTGGAGGCGCCGGCGAAACAGCGTGTCGTGCAGGAAGGACTGGCAGATCGCGTCCGATTTGCCGGGTGGTTGTCCGGGGCCGATCTGGATCGTGAGTATGAGCGGGCGGCGGTGTTGGCGGTGCCCTCGACGGTGAAGGAAGCGTTCGGTCTGGTGGGAATCGAGGCCATGGCATTCGGCAAGCCGGTAGTCGCGTTCGATGCCGGCGGAATCCGCGAATGGCTCCAGGACGGCAAAACCGGCTATCTGGTGAGGCAGGGGGATCCGTCCGATTTGGCTACGCGGATCGACGAGGTGCTGCAGCATCCGGAGCGGGCTCGGGCCATGGGGGAGGCGGGGCAACGACTGGTGGAGGAACGTTTCCGCGTAGCGCCTCACATCCACTCGCTCCTGCGCGTCTATGAGAAGGCCGCCCGAAACGGTTCGATGGGGGCGGTGCCGGAGGCCTATGCGTATCGGAATTGA
- a CDS encoding PIG-L family deacetylase: MNGREADHAGGEAKRSVRQQVGAWLRGVNYTERLARYLGAATMGSRWDRGVELLTEVPGSRVVVLAPHMDDETVGCGGLIRKMTESRKDVRVLFMTDGRQGDRRLAELSGAEQVAHQAELVATRKEEAKRACRVLGVSAEYFLDEEDARLRSTETVRQAVSALLDDVNPDLVLTPFFTDEHADHKATAAILLDLIAERRPAFMCLAYEVWTPLFPNVLVDISDTAATKREALQAYRSQLKDNDLVSGVFGLNAYRHMALGGTGFAEAYWMGRAAEFLGLYRRHAGLQEIRDDSTYS; this comes from the coding sequence ATGAACGGGCGGGAAGCGGATCACGCAGGGGGAGAAGCGAAGCGCAGCGTCCGACAGCAGGTCGGAGCTTGGCTGCGCGGCGTGAACTACACGGAGCGACTTGCGCGGTACCTGGGTGCGGCCACCATGGGGAGCCGGTGGGATCGGGGGGTGGAGTTGTTGACGGAGGTGCCCGGTTCCAGGGTGGTCGTATTGGCGCCGCACATGGATGATGAAACCGTCGGCTGTGGCGGCCTCATCCGGAAGATGACGGAGTCCCGCAAGGATGTCCGCGTCCTCTTCATGACGGACGGGCGGCAGGGTGACCGCCGGTTGGCGGAGTTGTCCGGGGCGGAACAGGTTGCCCATCAGGCGGAATTGGTCGCGACGCGAAAAGAAGAGGCCAAGCGCGCATGCCGTGTCTTGGGTGTGTCGGCGGAGTATTTTTTGGATGAGGAGGATGCACGCTTGCGTTCGACCGAGACGGTAAGACAGGCGGTCTCCGCGTTGCTGGATGACGTGAACCCCGATCTTGTCCTGACCCCGTTCTTTACGGACGAGCACGCGGATCATAAGGCGACGGCGGCCATCCTGCTCGACCTGATCGCGGAGCGGCGGCCGGCGTTCATGTGCCTCGCCTACGAGGTCTGGACGCCGCTGTTTCCAAACGTGTTGGTGGACATATCGGACACCGCGGCGACGAAGCGAGAGGCGCTGCAGGCCTATCGAAGCCAGTTGAAAGACAACGATCTGGTGTCCGGCGTATTCGGTCTCAACGCATATCGGCATATGGCATTGGGCGGTACCGGTTTCGCCGAGGCCTATTGGATGGGCCGTGCGGCGGAGTTTCTAGGCCTGTATCGACGGCACGCAGGACTGCAGGAGATCCGTGACGATTCTACATATTCATGA